From Nicotiana tabacum cultivar K326 chromosome 20, ASM71507v2, whole genome shotgun sequence, one genomic window encodes:
- the LOC107797092 gene encoding uncharacterized protein LOC107797092 produces the protein MDSPIGEGQGVLAGFCGILATDCSIFPIHFEKWPDLHVTIFNRCYDRFIKPRFCFRTIESNARRYVYNSMCKKWGAKRLKLFDKVYDPLKSRAEIMDSVPLEIPPDQWISFVDYRSREKTQEICKRNAEIRKKQIVSHIGSSKPNSRRRAEMMAETGQKPGRGQFYLVTHRNEDGSYVNEAAKEICPSDGTSRSISPMDVRRSSGRSNPNDNH, from the exons ATGGATTCTCCCATTGGTGAAGGACAAGGTGTTCTTGCAGGCTTTTGTGGAATTTTAGCAACTGACTGCTCCATTTTTCCAATTCACTTTGAGAAATGGCCGGATTTACATGTGACAATCTTCAATCGTTGTTATGATCGATTTATaaag CCACGATTTTGTTTTCGGACAATTGAGTCAAATGCAAGACGATATGTTTATAATTCTATGTGTAAGAAGTGGGGCGCAAAAAGGCTAAAGTTGTTTGATAAGGTCTATGATCCACTTAAGAGCAGAGCTGAGATAATGGATAGCGTTCCACTGGAAATTCCACCGGATCAATGGATTTCTTTTGTTGATTACCGCTCTAGAGAAAAGACACAA GAAATTTGTAAAAGAAATGCTGAAATTCGGAAGAAACAAATTGTTTCACATATCGGTAGCTCCAAACCTAACTCGAGAAGAAGGGCTGAAATG ATGGCTGAGACTGGACAAAAGCCTGGACGAGGACAGTTTTATCTCgttacacataggaatgaagatGGATCATATGTTAATGAGGCGGCAAAAGAGATATGT ccAAGTGATGGGACTAGCAGATCCATTTCACCCATGGATGTTAGAAGATCATCTGGTAGAAGTAATCCTAACGACAACCATTGA